One region of Candidatus Eisenbacteria bacterium genomic DNA includes:
- a CDS encoding DUF1326 domain-containing protein, whose protein sequence is MKFRSIIIGIGFLSVCTWAALAADAKKPSDDWSMNATIIEACSCPMFCQCYFDTKPAAHGMAMEGHEAEHYCKFNNAFQVNKGNYGATKLDGAKFWIGGDLGGDFSTGEMNWAVLHFDPSVTKEQRDGIAEIVGHVYPVKWKAFAVGADAPMDWSYTKDSATAKLDGGKMGEVILHRNQGMTSEPIVIQNLKYWGAPRNTGFKLMQNEVEAYRTGDKPFEYKGTNGFMITFDINAKDMAAKPKG, encoded by the coding sequence ATGAAATTTCGCTCGATCATTATCGGCATTGGATTCCTGAGCGTATGTACCTGGGCCGCTCTGGCCGCCGACGCCAAGAAGCCAAGCGACGACTGGTCGATGAACGCGACGATCATCGAGGCGTGCTCCTGCCCGATGTTCTGTCAGTGCTACTTCGACACGAAGCCGGCGGCCCACGGAATGGCGATGGAAGGCCACGAAGCCGAGCACTACTGCAAATTCAACAACGCGTTCCAGGTGAACAAGGGCAACTACGGCGCGACGAAGCTCGACGGAGCGAAATTCTGGATCGGCGGAGACCTGGGCGGCGACTTCTCGACTGGCGAGATGAACTGGGCCGTCCTCCATTTCGATCCGTCCGTGACCAAGGAGCAGCGCGACGGGATCGCGGAGATCGTGGGCCACGTCTATCCCGTGAAGTGGAAGGCCTTCGCCGTCGGCGCGGATGCTCCGATGGACTGGAGCTACACGAAGGACTCCGCCACCGCCAAGCTGGACGGCGGGAAGATGGGCGAAGTGATCCTCCATCGGAACCAGGGCATGACCTCCGAGCCGATCGTCATCCAGAACCTCAAGTACTGGGGTGCGCCGCGGAACACCGGCTTCAAGCTCATGCAGAACGAGGTGGAAGCCTACCGGACGGGCGACAAGCCGTTCGAGTACAAGGGGACGAACGGCTTCATGATCACATTCGACATCAACGCGAAGGATATGGCCGCGAAGCCGAAGGGCTGA
- a CDS encoding MFS transporter, with protein MTTGPDQGLNQAMGRGPKVPAPFAFLWAAQFLSQFGDSLFQIAFVWLILDMTGSKSTTGLAATISYLPALLFGLAAGLLVDRWNRRLVMAGADAGRALLLALGGILLWRGTLTPAALTAIAFGMATSAVLFNPARDSLLPEIVPTAALTRANAWVQSSQQAAFLFGPLAAGVLIQRAGVKSTFPAGMLLFAGSFLFLLAIKRVGRAHRAGRESLAIGEDFRRGLRAIASDGTLVLLLALTALDNMFIMGPAILGNVVIVRDTLHGSASDYALVEAIYGAGMITGSVLVARIGSRVPSGWLVLIGVTLDGITYVPLLWCRTLPFLLIVSLFHSMVIPSITVPRATILQRIVPPALVGRVFALQNVVVVGVTALSFGVAGLLLEILSAPALFAIGGALGAATGLVGALSPRLRRL; from the coding sequence GTGACGACAGGGCCCGATCAGGGCCTGAATCAAGCGATGGGGCGGGGACCCAAGGTGCCCGCCCCATTCGCGTTCCTCTGGGCGGCACAATTCCTCTCGCAATTCGGCGATTCGCTCTTCCAGATCGCGTTCGTCTGGCTGATTCTCGACATGACCGGGTCGAAGTCGACGACCGGCCTGGCCGCCACGATCTCCTACCTCCCCGCCCTTCTCTTCGGCCTGGCCGCCGGACTCCTCGTCGACCGATGGAACCGTCGGCTGGTCATGGCCGGAGCCGACGCGGGCCGCGCGCTCCTCCTGGCGCTGGGCGGCATCCTCCTATGGCGGGGGACTCTCACGCCCGCGGCCCTCACCGCGATCGCGTTCGGGATGGCGACGTCGGCGGTCCTCTTCAACCCGGCGCGCGACTCCCTGTTGCCGGAGATCGTGCCGACCGCCGCGCTCACCAGGGCGAATGCCTGGGTTCAGTCGTCGCAGCAGGCGGCGTTTCTCTTCGGGCCCCTCGCCGCCGGGGTGCTGATCCAGCGGGCCGGCGTCAAGTCCACGTTCCCGGCGGGGATGCTGCTCTTCGCGGGCTCCTTTCTCTTCCTGCTCGCGATCAAGCGAGTGGGTCGGGCTCACCGCGCGGGGCGCGAGTCGCTCGCGATCGGCGAGGACTTCCGCCGCGGGCTCCGGGCGATCGCCTCGGATGGGACGCTCGTGCTTCTCTTGGCCCTGACGGCGCTCGACAACATGTTCATCATGGGGCCCGCGATCCTCGGCAACGTGGTCATCGTGCGCGACACACTTCACGGGAGCGCGTCCGATTACGCCCTGGTCGAGGCGATCTACGGCGCGGGGATGATCACTGGGAGCGTCCTCGTCGCCAGGATCGGGAGCCGGGTCCCGAGCGGGTGGCTCGTCCTGATCGGGGTGACGCTCGACGGCATCACCTACGTCCCATTGCTCTGGTGTCGCACGCTGCCCTTTCTTCTGATCGTCTCCCTGTTCCACTCGATGGTGATCCCGTCGATCACGGTCCCGCGCGCCACGATCTTGCAACGGATCGTCCCGCCCGCTCTGGTCGGCCGGGTCTTCGCCCTCCAGAACGTCGTCGTGGTGGGCGTGACGGCGCTCTCCTTCGGCGTGGCCGGGCTGCTTCTCGAGATCCTGAGCGCGCCGGCGCTCTTCGCCATCGGCGGCGCGCTGGGCGCGGCGACGGGATTGGTCGGCGCACTTTCTCCCCGGCTCCGCCGCCTCTAA
- a CDS encoding sigma-54-dependent Fis family transcriptional regulator — protein sequence MSQAPVRRRLQARQSSLIDAETLPDLARSYSDASALLEIARSLLGASRPPEILGRLLHATLGLTGASHTVGYVYVPARRKLQLAVAFGLTPPAKSEHLTLSRSDYQLLSESEGAAVFPVRVECEGGYEPLPKGTLRRWAESLEAAFLLPLVVHSELVAIAVVGPRIGREPYTAETLEILERAAALAAQAISSGAAQSESPSEQQYPTVPEIDVRAPSQVLRRLRELRLSHPVLNRILGESPAMLRLLEEAVSVGPTRCPVLIQGETGCGKELLARAVHEISPRIKGPFEVVDCGSIPKELIESELFGHERGAFTGAVRDRRGMFEMAHRGTVFLDELGELPLPAQTRLLRVLQEGYFRRVGGEEAIQVDVRVVAATNRDLWDEVEAGRFRRDLYYRVSVLTLHVPPLRERKSDIPLLARRFAQTAAEEMGTPALRIDAALEAQLLEHHFPGNIRELQNLITALAVGGSSGNGAPNLGRMLRRPATLAPGTEPPKRGDRSMGNWVLTHLRRHGFNVAAAGRMLKVAQSKEGTLDAPVADRTTLTYYLQGECLREFCEAEFDVERAARSLAGGPYLTGVVGRRLRSLLKVLASSAEADGGLVQARRLCEKRMPKLPSSYHAYLDRALQSYIDQRWKLAG from the coding sequence ATGTCCCAAGCCCCAGTGAGGCGCCGGCTGCAGGCTCGGCAGAGCAGCTTGATCGACGCAGAGACTCTTCCCGACCTGGCCCGCAGTTACTCCGACGCGAGTGCCCTGCTTGAAATCGCCCGCTCGCTCCTAGGGGCCAGTCGCCCGCCCGAGATACTCGGGCGCCTCCTCCACGCCACGCTGGGCCTGACGGGCGCCTCCCACACGGTCGGATACGTCTACGTTCCCGCGCGACGGAAGCTCCAGCTGGCCGTCGCCTTCGGCCTGACCCCTCCGGCCAAGAGCGAGCACCTCACGCTTTCGCGGTCGGATTACCAGCTCCTCTCGGAATCGGAGGGAGCCGCGGTCTTCCCGGTGCGGGTCGAGTGCGAGGGCGGGTATGAGCCGCTGCCCAAGGGCACCCTGCGCCGCTGGGCCGAGAGCCTCGAAGCGGCCTTCCTGCTCCCGCTGGTCGTCCATTCCGAGCTGGTCGCGATCGCGGTCGTGGGCCCCCGCATCGGGCGCGAGCCGTACACCGCCGAGACCTTGGAGATCCTCGAGCGCGCCGCGGCGCTGGCGGCGCAAGCCATCTCGTCGGGCGCGGCACAGTCCGAGAGTCCGTCCGAGCAGCAATACCCGACGGTGCCCGAGATCGACGTACGCGCGCCGTCCCAGGTGCTCCGCCGCCTCCGGGAGCTCCGCTTGAGCCACCCGGTATTGAACCGGATCCTGGGCGAGAGCCCCGCGATGCTTCGCCTCCTCGAGGAGGCGGTCAGCGTCGGGCCGACGCGCTGCCCCGTTCTGATCCAGGGGGAAACCGGCTGCGGCAAGGAGCTCCTGGCGCGAGCCGTCCACGAGATCTCGCCGCGGATCAAGGGCCCATTCGAGGTCGTCGATTGCGGCTCGATCCCCAAGGAGCTGATCGAGAGCGAGCTCTTCGGCCACGAGCGAGGCGCCTTCACGGGGGCCGTGCGCGATCGCCGCGGGATGTTCGAGATGGCCCATCGCGGGACGGTCTTCCTCGATGAGCTGGGCGAGCTTCCCCTTCCCGCCCAGACACGGCTGCTCCGCGTGCTCCAGGAGGGGTACTTCCGGCGCGTCGGTGGCGAGGAGGCGATCCAGGTCGATGTGAGGGTAGTGGCCGCGACGAATCGGGATCTCTGGGACGAGGTCGAGGCGGGGCGCTTCCGCAGGGATCTTTACTACCGTGTGAGCGTCCTCACCCTGCACGTGCCCCCGCTGCGCGAGCGCAAATCCGACATCCCGCTCCTCGCACGCCGATTCGCCCAGACGGCCGCCGAGGAAATGGGCACGCCGGCGCTTCGGATCGACGCGGCACTCGAGGCCCAGCTGCTCGAGCATCACTTTCCGGGGAACATCCGCGAGCTCCAAAATCTGATCACGGCGCTCGCGGTCGGCGGCTCGTCGGGAAACGGCGCCCCCAACCTCGGACGGATGCTCCGCCGGCCCGCGACCCTCGCTCCTGGAACCGAGCCGCCGAAGCGCGGCGATCGGAGCATGGGCAACTGGGTCCTCACCCATCTCCGCCGGCATGGATTCAACGTCGCGGCGGCGGGCCGCATGTTGAAGGTGGCGCAATCGAAGGAAGGGACGCTCGACGCGCCCGTGGCCGATCGGACAACCCTCACCTACTACTTGCAGGGGGAATGTTTGCGGGAATTTTGCGAGGCGGAATTCGACGTGGAGCGCGCCGCGCGCTCGCTCGCGGGAGGCCCTTATCTGACCGGCGTCGTCGGGCGCCGGCTGCGATCCCTCCTCAAGGTGCTTGCCTCCTCGGCCGAGGCCGACGGCGGGCTGGTCCAAGCGCGCCGGCTTTGCGAGAAGCGCATGCCGAAGCTCCCTTCCAGCTATCACGCCTATCTCGATCGCGCCCTGCAGAGCTACATCGACCAGCGCTGGAAGCTGGCAGGGTAG
- a CDS encoding peptidoglycan bridge formation glycyltransferase FemA/FemB family protein encodes MSIPPLTSASTAPLAPSMPPEPPAADDRWLAWDRFLESNAETGFMQSSWWADFRVDAGYGHFGVMLKNRGFIVGGALVMSYRYPAGQCFYYIPEGPVLPGDEWAAEEVLGATLAEIDQRRQQEELPVSHLRIEPRWERLPKFMKGFKQVRSFQDRYMEPRNTLCVDLRPPEAAILAQMKPKGRYNIGVARRHGVSVVEDTSWDGLADFLSIYDAMADRQGLRAKPHDYFERLIELLTDRQRGGIFFAEHRGERIAAALVVYFGPRATYFFGGSLATHRNLMAPYLLHFEIMRRAKALGYESYDFWGVAPEAEPDHPWADISVFKRKFGGGEVRLVPTLDLVYDPVAYEYYVRNT; translated from the coding sequence ATGTCGATCCCCCCGCTCACATCCGCCTCCACCGCCCCGCTGGCCCCGTCGATGCCGCCGGAGCCGCCTGCGGCCGATGATCGATGGCTGGCATGGGACAGGTTCCTCGAGTCGAACGCGGAGACCGGGTTCATGCAGTCCTCGTGGTGGGCCGATTTCCGGGTCGACGCGGGCTATGGGCACTTCGGCGTCATGCTGAAGAACCGCGGATTCATCGTCGGCGGCGCCTTGGTGATGTCCTATCGGTATCCGGCCGGGCAGTGCTTCTACTACATCCCCGAGGGACCGGTGCTGCCCGGCGACGAATGGGCCGCGGAGGAGGTCCTGGGCGCCACCCTCGCTGAGATCGACCAGCGCCGCCAGCAGGAGGAGCTGCCCGTGAGCCACCTTCGGATCGAGCCCCGCTGGGAGCGCCTCCCGAAATTCATGAAGGGCTTCAAGCAAGTCCGATCGTTCCAGGACCGCTACATGGAGCCGCGAAATACGCTCTGCGTGGACCTCCGCCCGCCGGAAGCGGCGATCCTGGCCCAGATGAAGCCGAAGGGGAGATACAACATCGGCGTCGCGCGACGCCACGGCGTCAGCGTGGTGGAGGACACCTCATGGGACGGCCTCGCGGATTTTCTGAGCATTTACGACGCCATGGCCGACCGCCAAGGCCTCCGGGCGAAACCCCACGATTACTTTGAGCGCCTGATCGAGCTGCTCACCGACCGGCAGCGCGGCGGGATCTTCTTTGCGGAGCATCGAGGAGAGCGCATCGCCGCGGCATTGGTCGTCTATTTCGGCCCGCGCGCGACCTACTTCTTCGGCGGATCGCTCGCGACGCACCGCAACCTCATGGCCCCCTATCTGCTCCACTTCGAGATCATGCGGCGGGCCAAGGCGCTGGGATACGAGTCGTACGATTTCTGGGGCGTCGCGCCGGAGGCGGAGCCCGACCACCCCTGGGCGGATATCAGCGTCTTCAAGCGGAAGTTCGGAGGTGGGGAGGTGCGGCTCGTGCCGACGCTCGATCTCGTCTACGACCCCGTCGCGTACGAGTATTACGTGCGAAACACCTGA
- a CDS encoding HlyD family efflux transporter periplasmic adaptor subunit, with translation MANSAMNSTLPKFRSDLIVSQHRTHSGLFVVVKDPVGGQFFRFGEVEQFILGQLDGTRSLDEVRSLAESHFGAELSQETLTHFLGGLNRSGLLEGEKASRPRPAFVLGKFHGNALLTRLPLYDPTRIMNWLLPRTRLFFTRGFVMLSAAVICAGIVTLASDWNGFVQDLARLYQLSSLGPLIVVMLVMVSLHEFAHGMACRHFGGEVHEIGFMFVYFQPAFYCNVSDAWLFPERSKRLWVGFAGPYFELFLWALAVLVWRVTAGDAWINALAVIVMAVSGVKTLLNFNPLIKLDGYYLLSDFLDIPNLRKKSFRHIGDLVKRLVGWSEPPVSSASPHERRVYLIYGMVATVYSMTLLVFVALKTGGFLIDNGQPLALGMFGVLAGAKFRRRIRRLMGTGAAHTDDDIPGSSPPDDAPSSAGAAIPARVESKSAPIPARVEPKSAPIPARVEPKSAPIPARVESNGHGGAHRSSKGALSSTPRRRLLILGAAALLLVLLLGRMELRASGPVSVLPQENADIRAAVTGIVEEIYVDEGDRVRAGDPIARLSSVDLETNLHATEAQVRELHAIVQGLVNGPTNAEIQVARATLAKTEAAADYAATQLARDGQLFQLGAVPRTQLDDARAAVTKAEGERLEAQRRLNVLLVGTRPDEIEAARARLERLESQQSDLSQQYAKLKVVSPVAGIVATPSRDLKAMKRQLISTGGLIAKVYDYETVAAQIRVPEKSIGEVRAGQRVELRTRADPNTTFYGRVKSISVAADATPVTEAASPLPVTHSGGDKVFIVTSLIDNRSLFLRPGMTGQAKVLCGKRSVIDLLTRQLARTLNVEVWSWW, from the coding sequence TTGGCCAACAGCGCTATGAATTCCACTCTTCCGAAATTCCGGAGCGACCTGATCGTTAGCCAGCATCGGACGCATTCCGGTCTCTTTGTCGTCGTCAAGGATCCGGTCGGCGGTCAGTTTTTTCGGTTCGGCGAGGTCGAGCAATTCATTCTGGGGCAACTCGACGGCACGAGATCCCTCGACGAGGTCCGAAGTCTCGCCGAGTCCCATTTCGGCGCGGAATTGTCCCAGGAGACGCTCACCCACTTCCTGGGTGGGCTCAACCGCAGCGGCCTCCTGGAGGGCGAAAAGGCGTCGCGTCCTCGCCCCGCGTTTGTCCTGGGAAAATTCCACGGCAACGCGCTCCTTACGCGGCTTCCGCTCTACGATCCCACGCGAATCATGAATTGGCTTCTGCCGCGGACGCGGCTCTTCTTCACGCGGGGGTTCGTGATGCTGTCGGCGGCAGTCATTTGCGCGGGCATCGTCACCCTGGCTTCGGATTGGAACGGGTTTGTTCAGGATCTCGCGCGGCTCTATCAGCTCTCGTCCCTTGGTCCGCTCATCGTGGTCATGTTGGTCATGGTGTCGTTGCATGAGTTCGCGCATGGGATGGCTTGCCGGCACTTCGGAGGGGAGGTCCACGAGATCGGGTTCATGTTCGTCTACTTCCAGCCCGCCTTCTATTGCAACGTCAGCGACGCCTGGCTCTTTCCCGAGCGCTCCAAGCGTCTCTGGGTCGGGTTCGCGGGTCCCTACTTCGAGTTGTTCCTGTGGGCGCTGGCCGTCTTGGTCTGGCGCGTCACGGCGGGGGACGCCTGGATCAACGCCTTGGCGGTCATCGTCATGGCCGTCTCGGGGGTGAAGACCCTCCTCAACTTCAATCCGCTGATCAAGCTCGACGGGTACTATTTGCTGAGCGACTTCCTCGACATCCCCAACCTCAGGAAGAAGTCATTCCGCCATATCGGTGATCTGGTCAAGCGGCTTGTCGGGTGGAGCGAGCCCCCTGTGTCGTCCGCCTCACCCCACGAGCGCCGCGTGTACCTGATCTACGGAATGGTCGCGACCGTTTACTCAATGACGCTCCTGGTGTTCGTGGCATTGAAGACGGGGGGGTTCCTGATCGACAACGGTCAGCCGCTCGCGCTCGGCATGTTCGGAGTGCTCGCCGGCGCGAAGTTCCGTCGACGGATTCGCCGGCTCATGGGGACGGGGGCGGCTCACACGGACGACGATATCCCCGGCTCCTCGCCGCCCGACGACGCCCCGAGCTCCGCGGGCGCCGCGATCCCCGCTCGCGTCGAATCGAAGAGCGCTCCGATCCCCGCTCGCGTCGAACCGAAGAGCGCTCCGATCCCCGCTCGCGTCGAACCGAAGAGCGCCCCGATCCCCGCTCGCGTCGAATCGAACGGACACGGGGGAGCCCATCGTTCTTCCAAAGGAGCCTTGTCCAGCACGCCGAGGCGCCGTCTCCTGATCCTGGGGGCGGCCGCGCTTCTCCTCGTGCTTCTACTCGGGCGGATGGAGCTTCGGGCGTCCGGTCCGGTGAGCGTGCTCCCGCAGGAGAACGCCGACATTCGGGCGGCGGTCACGGGGATCGTGGAGGAGATCTACGTGGACGAGGGAGATCGCGTGCGTGCGGGCGATCCGATCGCGAGGCTGTCGAGCGTGGACCTTGAAACCAACCTTCACGCGACGGAGGCGCAGGTTCGGGAGCTCCACGCGATCGTTCAAGGCCTCGTGAATGGTCCGACGAACGCCGAGATCCAGGTCGCGCGGGCCACGCTGGCCAAGACCGAGGCCGCGGCCGATTATGCCGCCACGCAATTGGCCCGAGACGGCCAGCTATTCCAGCTCGGCGCGGTGCCGCGAACCCAGCTTGATGACGCGAGGGCGGCCGTCACCAAGGCCGAGGGTGAAAGGCTCGAGGCACAGCGCCGTCTCAATGTCCTGCTGGTGGGGACGCGGCCCGACGAGATCGAGGCGGCCCGAGCGCGGCTGGAGCGCCTCGAGTCCCAGCAGAGCGACCTATCCCAGCAATACGCGAAGCTGAAGGTCGTGAGCCCCGTAGCGGGCATCGTCGCGACCCCGTCCCGCGACCTCAAGGCCATGAAGCGGCAGCTCATCTCGACCGGCGGCCTGATCGCCAAGGTCTACGACTACGAGACCGTGGCGGCGCAGATCCGTGTTCCCGAGAAATCGATCGGCGAAGTCCGCGCCGGCCAGCGGGTGGAGCTCAGAACCCGTGCCGATCCGAACACGACGTTTTACGGCCGGGTGAAGTCGATCTCCGTGGCGGCGGACGCGACTCCCGTGACGGAGGCCGCCTCACCGCTTCCCGTCACCCATTCGGGCGGGGACAAGGTCTTCATCGTCACGAGCCTCATCGACAATCGTTCGCTGTTCCTTCGGCCCGGCATGACCGGACAGGCCAAGGTCCTGTGCGGCAAACGGAGCGTCATCGACCTGCTGACGCGGCAGCTGGCCCGTACTCTCAACGTGGAGGTATGGTCGTGGTGGTAA
- a CDS encoding HlyD family efflux transporter periplasmic adaptor subunit, producing the protein MEPLPAHGPRLVPLRAHGFLALTMPIHERGKPFIDDTPSTGTIFTTITTRALALQEVATALGSSEDLERMAAALLPVAAGAVGSREGALFLAEPGGGYRLLCLYGTPDDLRAGLEESLVEQAAAGVAGASAGSVDQAGILKDEEFVTWCDEQGLQGEARNPYFEIYAPLRARDSVVGILALCRRFDGRDFSRDDLRFVEYVGSASAIAVSRHVLERENARQIEMLRALAKFTGEITATLDLNRVLATVANTTEAVVERDRALVALLEGGALKVRAVSDKVTVEANEAEVLGIADVLGVVLRRRGRLHVSAEHVAEEGLAIPDRDVFARYFESGEMQSILALPLQDEEGVLGYLVLESRNPAGFGDADAEEFLGILSGSVSVAIRNADLYRRLPMVGFLAPFASQRRRLHAMNPRARALLLGGIAAAALFVAAVPLPQNAVGPAVVRPSEILPVTALAPGIVERIYAKGGERLVAGSAVASLRNTESSARLAAAEADLKIAQRRAAEASQRRDPAEAQRWSLEAQNLAGWMAYARSEEQDQRLTAPVTGSILTPRIEEKVGEHLERGDVLCEVARLDPAHVEVQISEEDVGKVQVGKRARIKVLSFPNLQFRGRILAVAPEAVDLPGKPASFRVTVECANADLALLAGMTGRAKLEAGSSPLLWNLLRPLGRAIRMKFWI; encoded by the coding sequence ATGGAACCTCTACCAGCGCATGGGCCGCGCCTGGTCCCACTTCGTGCGCACGGATTTCTGGCTCTAACGATGCCCATTCACGAGAGAGGCAAACCGTTCATCGACGACACCCCGTCGACCGGCACGATCTTCACGACCATCACCACCCGCGCGCTCGCGCTCCAGGAAGTCGCCACCGCCCTCGGGAGCAGCGAAGACCTCGAGCGGATGGCCGCGGCCCTTCTTCCGGTCGCGGCCGGCGCGGTCGGATCGCGCGAGGGTGCCCTCTTCCTCGCCGAACCCGGAGGCGGGTACCGGCTCCTCTGCCTGTACGGCACGCCCGATGATCTGAGGGCCGGCCTCGAAGAGAGCCTTGTCGAGCAGGCCGCGGCAGGCGTCGCGGGCGCGTCGGCGGGCTCCGTCGATCAGGCCGGGATCCTCAAGGACGAGGAATTCGTGACCTGGTGCGACGAACAGGGGCTCCAAGGCGAGGCGCGGAACCCCTACTTCGAGATCTACGCGCCCCTTCGCGCGCGGGACTCGGTCGTCGGGATCCTGGCGCTCTGCCGGCGTTTTGACGGGCGCGACTTCTCGAGGGACGATCTCCGCTTCGTCGAGTACGTCGGCTCGGCCTCCGCGATCGCGGTGAGCAGGCACGTTCTCGAGCGGGAGAACGCGCGCCAGATCGAGATGCTGCGCGCGCTCGCGAAGTTCACGGGCGAGATCACCGCGACCCTCGACTTGAATCGAGTGCTTGCGACGGTCGCGAACACCACGGAGGCGGTGGTGGAGCGCGACCGCGCGCTCGTCGCGCTCCTCGAGGGGGGCGCGCTCAAGGTCCGGGCGGTCAGTGACAAGGTGACCGTGGAGGCCAACGAGGCGGAGGTCCTCGGGATCGCCGATGTCCTCGGCGTAGTCCTCCGCCGCCGCGGCCGGCTCCACGTCTCCGCCGAGCACGTGGCCGAGGAGGGCCTGGCGATACCGGACCGGGACGTGTTCGCGCGCTACTTCGAGTCGGGGGAGATGCAGTCGATCCTGGCCCTGCCGCTCCAGGACGAGGAGGGGGTTCTCGGCTACCTGGTTCTCGAGTCCCGGAACCCGGCCGGATTCGGGGACGCCGACGCCGAGGAGTTCCTCGGAATCCTGAGCGGATCGGTCTCGGTGGCGATCCGGAACGCCGATCTCTACCGCCGGCTGCCGATGGTGGGATTCCTGGCGCCGTTCGCTTCCCAGCGCCGGCGGCTCCACGCAATGAATCCCCGGGCCCGCGCGCTCCTGTTGGGAGGGATCGCCGCGGCCGCCCTGTTCGTTGCCGCGGTCCCGCTCCCCCAGAACGCCGTCGGGCCGGCCGTCGTTAGGCCCTCGGAAATCCTACCGGTCACGGCCCTCGCCCCCGGCATCGTGGAGCGGATCTACGCCAAGGGAGGGGAACGGCTCGTGGCGGGCTCGGCCGTCGCCAGCCTCCGGAACACAGAATCGAGCGCCCGTCTGGCCGCGGCGGAGGCGGACCTCAAGATCGCGCAGCGCCGGGCGGCGGAGGCCTCGCAGCGGCGCGACCCCGCCGAGGCCCAGCGCTGGTCGCTCGAGGCCCAGAACCTGGCCGGCTGGATGGCCTACGCGCGCTCCGAGGAGCAGGATCAACGCCTCACCGCTCCCGTGACCGGCTCCATCCTGACACCCCGGATCGAGGAGAAGGTCGGCGAGCACCTCGAGCGAGGGGACGTTCTCTGCGAGGTCGCCCGGCTCGACCCGGCGCATGTGGAAGTGCAGATCTCGGAGGAAGACGTCGGGAAGGTCCAGGTGGGCAAGCGGGCGAGGATAAAGGTCCTCTCGTTTCCCAATCTTCAATTCCGAGGCAGGATTCTGGCCGTGGCGCCCGAGGCCGTGGACCTACCCGGAAAGCCGGCCTCCTTCCGCGTCACGGTGGAGTGCGCGAATGCGGATCTCGCCCTGCTTGCCGGGATGACGGGTCGAGCCAAGCTCGAGGCGGGCTCGAGCCCGCTCTTGTGGAACCTGCTTCGGCCTCTCGGCCGCGCGATCAGGATGAAATTCTGGATTTGA